The genomic segment AGGTGAACACTGACATGACATCAAATGCTCCATCGGAACCGATAACTTTATCTGCCGGACCTCAATTTAAGGGGAAGCCGTCAAAACGTTTACACATAATGGCGAAGCCAATCGGTGCTGCGTGCAATATTGATTGCAACTACTGTTACTACTTGAGCAAGCAAGACCTACTTGAGTACAAGAAGGGTTGTTCACCGATGATGGATGAGGTGGCGCTGGAGCATTATATAAAGAGTTACATTGAGGCTCAGAATACCCCGGAAATTATTTTTTCTTGGCAAGGCGGTGAGCCGACCATGCTGGGTTTAAGTTATTTTGAAAAAGTGGTGCAGTTGCAGCAGCAGTATTGCCCTGATGGTGTGTTGATCTCCAACGATCTACAAACGAATGGCACGCTACTGGATGACAAGTGGTGCCAATTCTTAGCGAAAAATAATTTTTTAGTCGGTCTCAGTATTGATGGACCACAAATGCTGCATGATGCTTATCGAACCAATAGAGCAGGGCGCGGTACACATCAGCAAGTGATGAAGTCTGTAGCATTGTTGCACCAATATAACGTTAAATTTGCCACGTTAACTTGTGTGAATAACCTAACCAGCCAAAACCCATTAGAGGTCTATCGGTTTTTACGTGATGAAGTGAAATCACCACAGATGCAGTTTATTCCCATCGTAGAGCCGAGTTCATTTCGAACCACCGCACCGCAAACATGGAAAGATGACGATCAACCAAGGCAGGGTGATAAGCGTTTGATTCCCGGTCATCGCAACTCCATTATGGAGTCGTGGTGTGTCACTGACCATGCTTGGGGCAATTTCTTAATTGCTATCTTTGATGAATGGGCACAAAACGACATTGGAAAAGTGTTTATCCAATACTTTGAAGCTTGGGTCGAAACTTGGATGGGGCGCAATAACCCACTTTGTACTCTGGGTCCATTCTGTGGCAAAGGTTTGGCTCTTGAACCCAATGGTGATCTCTACTCTTGTGACCACTATGTTTATCCAGAATATAAGATGGGTAATATCCAAGACCGTAAAATAGATGCGATGGCCTTTAGTTCACAGCAACAAGAGTTTGGTTTCGCCAAAAACAAAACCCTAAACAGTCAGTGCCAAGAATGTGATTATCAATTTGCTTGTTTTGGAGAATGCCCAAAAAATCGTTTTATCAAAACAAAGCAAGGCGAGCCGGGGCTTAATTATCTTTGCGCAGGTTGGTATAAGTTCTTTGCTCATGCAGATCGAACGTTTGCTTATATTTTGCGTGCCAGTGGTTACCCAGTGAAACACGGGAAATTTAGCGACCATGCAGTCAAGCAGGCTCGATCGCCGCTTAATTTTAAGTTCTAAGTTCTAAGTTTTAAGTTTTAAGTTTTAGGGTTAGGTGGATATGACACTAATAGCTCTGTTTCGAAGAAAAATTTCACACATGCTGGTGTTGGTCTGTTTGAGCCTGTTTGCGGTGGCGGATTTGTAGATACTAGAAGATTCAAGTATACGCTGAGGTGAGAGCCTTAGCGCCTTTGGTAATTAGCGTCTTTAACCATCAGCGTCTTTGACAAGAGGTACAGCCTCGACACGCCGATCGGCTGTGTTTATCTAACCGACCGCGCTGTATCTTACAATAAGCATTCTTCAACGCGCGTCTTCCCTCAAACCAATCCTCTGGTTTTTGCAGCAACAGATAACCAGCAAATGTTTTGGTTAATGGCTGTCGATACTCATCAATAAACTTACTGTCGAATTCGATCTCGAAGTAGCGCAAGGCATCTTCGATACAGGTGAATTCGGCAATGGTTTCTGAAAGCGTTTTTGTACTAGCCATAGAGCGTTGTTAGTGAGTGACCGTTGGTGATTGACAAAGGAATCATGGTATCACTGTATCGACACTGAAATAAATGGCTATTTGCGGAACAAACTTCATTGAAGCAGATATACCCAAGTTACCTTTGAACTCTGCACCTTGAGGTAACTTGGGTTGAGAGCGTAATGCGTTAAGCTTTATAAGTGCCATCCTTTAAGGTGATCAATCTAGCATGCTCATCCAATTGATTGGCTGTCGCTTGGCAACTGATAAACGTATATTCATTGATTTCAGAGAAAACGCCACAATACGAACGCTCTGGTGCAAACGTAAATTGGGCGATATTAATCGGCTTCCACAATGCTTGTGTATTGGTGTAGTTAGCCGTTGAGATTAAGGAAACATCATCAACAACAATAAACTTGTGATGAACACTACCATTCACAAAGTGTGAGACATTCTGCTGTGATAGCGCTGCTGAGAAACGCCGGAAGTCGTTCTCATTTTGAGGATGTCTAACTCTATGGTAAATGTCACTGTCACCAGCGTAAGTTTGGGAAATTACGGTCACTCTTAACTGGTTGTTCGCCCTTAATGCAGTCCTGATCTCATCGGTGAAATTCGTGACATGTTGAGCACAAATAATTAGCCTAACCTTAGCCGTACGAATCAGATTTTTTATACGCTTATCGACATGGTTATTGCTATTTTGATAAAAGGGCGAAGTAAATATGCGCCGATTTAATTTGTCATAGGGTTTGTTACGGTAGGAAAAGCTGAGTTCTGTTGCGAGTGCGGGATTTATTGTGGCTAACTGATGAATATGATGAAAGAAATTTAAGTTGCATTGATCATCGGTTGGTATGCACTCAATTAAAATAAGTTCATCTTTGAGTTCATCACCGATAGCCAAGTTAGAGCTGGTTAATATTTTATATTGGCGCTGATCAGTAATAAGAAGCATGCTTTTTATATGTAGACTATATGGCAATGCCCCTCTGGAAAAGTTGCTAAATTTAGCACTTCTTACAAAGATATGGTCAAAGTATTTTAAATGGATGTTTGGGGTGTTTAATAGTCGTTGATGTACTTTTTCTGCTTCCAAAAATTTTGATGTTTTACGACAATGGATACCGTCAGTCACGGTTACCATTTTCTTGGTATAGCCTTCCAGTGGAATGGTGGTAATAAAAACATTAACCCCATGGTTTGCCAATTCAATGACAGCATCTGCAATATGGGTATTGTTAAACAAATACAGGCAGATATGAAGCTCAGACGCTTCATTTTTATATCGCAGAAGAAAGGTATGGAGACGATCCGCTAAATCGGGTGAACTACCAAGGTGATGGTAATAACCTTTCTCCTGAGACGGGTTTAAATCAGGACCCTCGAAAAATATTTTATAAGACATAATAACGCCTTGTCATTCGCATACTAATTTACTTTAGATACCACATTAGAGATAACAAGTGTACCGTTTGAGTAAGAAGTTGGGCGATATCTCGAAGATATAAGTGGAATAATATCATGGGGTTAGACACGCTCCGCCTCAATTTTAGATCGTTCTAGATTCAGTTCGCAACCGCAATTACCCTCGATGCAACGTGATACCCGATTAATTCTCTCTGTATTCGGTTTCAAACTGGTGCATGGCATCTTTCTAACTAACGTTTCTCCATTCTAACTGACGATGATGTGCAGGTTTTGCTCTCTATGCAAATGCCAATTAATAGGTCAAAAAATTAAAGCCACCTTGATAAATGCCGAAAGCGGTCTATTTTTATGATGAGCATACAAAAGGAGTTGTATTATGTGGACTAAACTAGTTATCTTATTTTTTGCGGTTATTAGCCATGCGTCAGCTTTCGCTGGCAATATTATATTTTCTGGAGCCGTCGTAGAGGCGACCTATCCAGTTACAATCGAACATCAATCCCCCGTAATAAAAAGTACGACCAATGTGCCTTACAAAATAGAAGTGCAGCCAGTCTACCAGCGCAGTTCTCAATCAATCACTAATGACAAAGCAAAAAAACTTGTCGGAAAGGTAGTCGTTGTTACTTACGATTAAGTATCGCTTAACGCGCCTAATGTTTTTTATAGTTAGGCGTGGTTCTGTTGCGTAATTCGGCGGGACAAAGTTAAAAGCTAAAGATCTTATGAGTAACAAGATTCATATAATGGACACCACAGCCTCATTAGAAAAGTGAATAGTAAACGATGCTATTTTGGTGTGGGTGATTGATAGAACGCAAATAAAAACAGCCCTTGATTATCAAGGGCTGTTTTTTTGAAAGTGGCGGAGAGATAGGGATTTGAACCCTAGAACCGCTATTAACGGTTGCCGGTTTTCAAGACCGGTGCTTTCGACCACTCAGCCATCTCTCCGAAGTGCGGGTATGATAGGTAGTTTCAGATCCCATGTAAAGTGCTATCTGACTGCTGATGGATCGTATGTTGAATTTTTAAGCACGAAGACTAAAAGACAGAAGAGAGCGCTCGATTTGCTTACTATGTTGAACGATGAGTAGTGGGTCGATGAGGGAGCGATGGTGAGATAAACCGTAAATTTATACAATTATGGCAATTTGATTAATTTATGTTGATTTATAATAAGTGATTGTTTTTGAAATATAAAACAGTGTTCAGAATACAGTCGTGCGCTGAAAAATGTTTGCGTAGTCTCACTAAATCACTCAAAATAATATTAATTATTCAGTTTTACCAGAACTTCAGTTTTGAGGTCAATATGAAAGTTGTAGATTTGTTTAAACAAAGAGCTGACGCATTGAAGCATCAGTCTGAGATTATGCAAAGGATGTCGCCCACAATTCGTGAATATTGGTCAGAGATAGTCGATATAACCAACCATGGTCATTTTCTTACTTGGGCTCGTCATTATCACAACCCCGTAGTTAATGAGCCTGCCGTCAATGAGCCGGTGATTGAGCAGCCTGTTGTCCAACAGCCAGAGTTTGAACTAAAACCTGAAGCGCAAAAACTCTATGATGAGTTACAAGACAAGATAGGTACTGTGATTCATCAAGGTGATTGGATTCACGTTGGTCAAGATCGTATCGACCAATTTGGTCATGTTACGGAAGATAATCAGTGGATTCACACAGACCCTGATCGTGCTACCAGTGAATCTCCATTCAAGACTACCGTCGCGCATGGATTTTTAACGCTATCATTATTACCTGCGTTGACCGATAGTGTTGATCCAGACAAGCCATTGTTTCCAATGGCTAAGATGATGGTGAACGTTGGTTTAAATCAGGTTCGCTTTCCGTATCCGGTGAAAGCAGGCAGCAACGTGATGGCAGAGAGTACGCTCACTAAAGTGACACCGATTAAAAAAGGTTTAGAAATTGAGCGTGAAATTCGCGTTAAGATTGAAGGCGTGCGTCGCCCGGCTTGTATCGCGGTCTCTGTAATACATTTGCACTTCTAAACCTATTGTTGATCTTCTGTTTGAACTTTAACTGACTTAGTTGAGTCTTCATCAACGTTTTCTTAAAGACCTTGTCGTGATGCGACAAGGTCTTTTTTTCGCGCTCGGCATGTCGAGAAGAACTAGCACCAACTTTGAGAGGCACGACATTATTGTCTGAAAATGAATCAGGTACTCCAATATATTACTAAGACGTTGATCGCATGCGCCAATCAAAGCGCGTTAAAGTCCCAATACAAGCTTGCAATATGACACTTCACTTGGTTATTGGGAGGGTCGTTTATGTACTTTCGTTTATCAGCACTTTCTATTGCATTTCTTTGTTCATTTTCGCTACCAACAGCGGCTGAATCTAGATTCGAGTTACCGGTAATGAATGCACAGCATTACCAATCAGGGATCAACGTTTTGGATTACTGGAAAAGCGAAAAGCTAGATGGGATCCGAGCAATATGGACGGGGAGTGAACTTGTTACTAGAAAAGGGCGCAAAATAGTTGCGCCGGATTGGTTTTCAGCAGCACTGCCCAAGACATCCTTAGAAGGGGAATTATGGGCTGGACGCGGAAATTTTCACCTTGTGCAACAAACGGTGTTAGATAAAACACCCAATGATAAGCAATGGAAAAACATTGATTTTATGGTTTTTGATCTGCCTGAAGCGACGGGAGATTATCAAAAACGCTACGATGATATCCTTCGTTGGGTTAAGCAGACCAATCAAACACATATCAAGTATGTCGAACACACCCCCATTACCTCAGAAGCTGAACTATTTGCAGAGCTTGATCGCATCAGTGACCAAGATGGGGAAGGGTTGATGTTAAGAAAAGTGTCTGCACTGTATCAAGCAAGTAGAAGCTCTAATCTATTAAAGCTTAAAAAATACCACGACATGGAAGGGGTAGTTGTTGGCTACAAGTCAGGCAACGGTAAATACCAAGGCATGATGGGTTCGCTTTTAGTCAGGGTAGATCCGGGCATTGAGTTTTATATTGGTAGTGGCTTTAGTGACCAAGAAAGACAGCACCCTCCAAAAATGGGAGCCGTTGTTACGTTTCGCTATAACGGATTAACACAAAACGGTGTACCCAAATTCGCTCGTTATCTGAGAGAAAGAAAAGTGGATTGAGTCACATAACCTCTGCTTGGGACAGACCTTGCTTGTTCATCTCAAGCGGAGGTTAACCTATCGTCAGGGATAGAGCGCCTGTTTGGTGACGAAAACGGGCTGTGAAGAACAGTTTGGATTGAAGGTGTTTCCGTTTTAATAACAAAGTGTTGAGTCTATCTCTGCTTGTTGTCTGTTGATCCTTGCGTGAAAAAAGTCTAAAAACCGTGCACAAGGACAGCGCCCAGAACAAATGCAATGGTGTAAATAATGTTGTACATGGTGTGAAAATAATAAAACAGAGTGGTTTATTGCGTTGTTTGCAAATTAATGATTGCACATTTTGCTGTGAGCGGATAAGTTACTGTTAAATCACTTGCTATCAACGGATCGACAGTAAGCAAGTGAACGAATAAGTAATAACAGGAAGTAGTGACCCATGTACCAAACAGATGATGTAAGAATAAGCAAAGTTAAAGAGCTATTACCACCAGTAGCTGTGTTAGAAAAGTTCCCTGCCACCGAGGTTGCCTCTTCCACGACGTTTAAAGCGCGCAAAGCTATCCACAATATTATCAATGACCAAGATGATCGCTTGTTGGTGATTGTTGGCCCATGTTCTATTCATGATACAGAGGCGGCGGTCGAGTATGGCAAGCGTTTAAAGGTGCTGAGAGATGAACTCGGTGACCAGTTAGAAATTGTTATGCGGGTTTACTTTGAAAAACCTCGTACCACAGTAGGTTGGAAAGGATTGATCAACGACCCATATTTGAACGACACTTTTAAGATCAACGACGGCTTACGTATGGGGCGTAAGCTCTTGCTGGATTTAACCGACATGGGTATGCCTACGGCGAGTGAATTCCTTGATATGATCAGCCCGCAGTATGTTGGGGACTTGATTAGTTGGGGCGCTATTGGTGCGCGTACGACTGAGTCTCAGGTTCACCGTGAGCTTGCGTCTGGTATTTCATGTCCGGTTGGCTTTAAAAACGGAACCGATGGCAACATTAAGATTGCAACTGATGCGATTCGTTCGGCGAGTGCTTCACACCACTTCTTGTCAGTGACGAAGTTTGGTCACTCCGCCATCATTGAGACTGCGGGCAATGAAGATTGCCACATTATTCTACGCGGTGGTAAAGAGCCAAATTACAGTGCCTCACATGTAAAAGCGATTAAAGAAGAGCTTGCAGCGTCGGGTTTACCACAAAAAGTGATGATCGACTTTAGCCATGCGAACAGTTCAAAACAGTTCCAACGCCAAAAAGTCGTGGCGACGGACATCGCTGAACAAATCAAAGCGGGTGAAAATGCAATCTTTGGCGTCATGATTGAATCGCACTTGGTTGAAGGTCGTCAAGATTTGGTCGACGGTCAAGCACCCACCTATGGTCAATCGATCACGGATGCGTGTATAGGATGGGAAGATACCGAATCGGTGTTACGTGAATTGGCACAAGCCGTTCAAACGAGACGCGGTTAGTCTACTCAGCGTTAACTCTAAAACGAATAAAGGAGCCAATTTGGCTCCTTTATTATTTGTGGGTACATAGGGTTATCACTCAAACAATCCACTCAAGCAAATAATGCTTATGATTGGTCATCGCTTATAGCTGATAAATGCCTTAAGCTCCCGGACAACCTGCTCCAAATTAACTGACCCTACTTGCCTAGCAAGTTTTAGAGGTATTCGTGCCAGTCCTGCCGCAATAAATATTCCATTTTTGTTGAGCATTGATGCCTTACGGCGCCCAACACCCCAGATCTCTTGCTGTAGTCTCTGACCTTCATTCTTAGGCGTTAGCAGTGCGATTCCAAGGTAGCCATCAAAAGTTTTTTCTACATGACTAGCCACTTTGACCAAAGTGAAAGTCCTTCCAAGACCACAACCTATCGCTAATCGCTTTTCGGTGTCAAGCCAATGCAACAACTGTCGTGTTAAAGGCTATTCTTTTTGACTGGAGCATTGTGGCACAAGGAAAACATTAACTTGTTGACGATGCAAATAACACTTAGTATCATTCGTATTGCTATTTATACTTACTATCACTTAACTAAAAGGAATTAGAGTGAAAAAAATCTTGTTAGTAACATTATTGTTAAGCTCATCAATAAGTACGGCAGCTATTATTGATTATCTATTTGAGCCAAAGGTTGGATTATATTGTGATGAAATAAATGGCGATGATGGTTGGTACTATATTCGCCAGCATATTGCGCCGCTCGTTTGGGAGAATGACTTGTATGAATGGCTTTCGGATTATAAAACAAATGCAGGAGCTGAAAAGATGTGTAATAGAAGAGCAAATGTATTATATGAAGAAGGTGTTGTAAGTCTACAGTCGGCATGCATCCTATTGGAAGAAGATCCCGCTAATTGGTTTGTTATTTTTAATAATTCTATTGAATTTACTAGAGATCATGATTCCAATGCCGAACCCTGCTCTCTTGAAGGACTGCTATTGTGAAAAAATTATTAGCTTGCTTGTTGTTTTTTATAGTTATTTTCTCTTTTCACAATTTTAAAAATGAAAGTGCAAATAATAATCATGTAGAGAAAAATGCTGATTCTTTCAAAGAAACGAGTGACACAAGCAATGCCGAAGTTGTGTTAGAGGTGAGCGATGATAGTACAGGTGTAGAAGCTAATAATAACAACACTCTCATATCCTCAAGTAGACCCATAGTATTACATTCAAAAAACAACCAAGTAATTAAAGATAATTTAATGCTTGCTCATAACATTGGCTGGGAACTATGGCTTGAAAAGTTTGTAAATGGAGAGATAAAAAAAGTCAGTGAGGATGAATTTGATTCATTAATAGCTATCGCTATAGGATTACAACCTCCGTCATTCATAGAAAAAGTGACAAATTATGGCTTCGAAATACCGGAAAAGTCGATATTGTATCTGGTTAATGCAAAATATAGTGATTCGGATACTTTAAATAAACTGGCACTTGTCACCAATAGTGATATTGTTTTGGATGATAAACACTGGGAATATTTATTTAAGACATCTATTGGTTTCGGTCATAAGGAAGTTGCAGTGCATTCACTACAGCAACTAGACAAAATAAAAATAAATAAGCAAGAAATTATAAGCATTATTGAGAGGGGACGAAGTTCTAATAAAGATGAACTGTATAAAATAATTCAATCTCTATAAGTTAGATGATTATGGCAAAGGCAAGGGTAGAGCCTTGCCTTTGACCTATCTTAGCTATGCCACTACAGCCACTACAGCCACTACAGTCATTGATAAAAGCGTGCAGTCCATAAAAACGCCTAGGGTTCTAAAGTGGTTTGAGTAGCCATACTTTGCGGCAAAGTCGCCGGGTCCAGTTTAAGCGTTTGCGTTGGGTAGGCGATATCGGCTTCGTGTTTATGTATGATAGCCATCACTTGCAACAATATATCTTGCTTAACTTCATGATAACGAACCCAATTAACGGTTTTGGTAAAGGTGTAGATAAAGAAGTCGAGGGAAGAGGGACCAAAAGCATTAAAGTTAACAATTAGGGTCTGTTTTGCGTCGATATCATTATGGTTTTCGAGCATCTGACGGACATCATTAATGATAGCGTTAACCTTTTCGTTGTCGTCATAGCGAAGACCGATCGTTTCGTAGATGCGTCGATTCAACATTCGTGATGGGTTTTCTACCACAATATTACTAAATACTGAGTTAGGCACGTATAAAGGTCGCCTATCAAACGTCCTGATAATGGTCATACGCCAACCAATGCGTTCGACGGTACCTTCAATTGCACGGTCGGGCGAACGAATCCAGTCACCGACCTTAAATGGGCGATCAAAATAGATCATCATTCCACCGAAGAAATTGGACAGAAGATCTTTCGCTGCAAGACCGACAACCAAGCCACCGACACCACCAAAGGTCAATAAACCAGACAAGCTGAGCCCAAGAGCTTGCATCGCCATCAGCACACCAATGGATATAAAGAACAGACGTGCGACTTTAGCCGTGGCTTGAACCGTGGTTTCGTCGTGTTTTCCTGCGGTAAGAATATAGCTTTCTACATTCTGAATGATTCTTAGAATGACCCATAAAAACAGTATGATAACCAAGATATGATCAAGCTTATTGAGCCAGCTCGTATCGGTTGCTACGTAATGGGTCAGCACAATATCGAGTGACACGGTGGCCGGCCAGAGCCAAATAAATACACTCACTGGCGCACGAAATGCTTTTACAATCAGTTCATCCCAAACAATAGGAGTATGTTCAGTCAAAGCCTCTAACCGATTGTAAACGATTCGCCAGATTACCCACGCCAACAGGCTAAATAGAGTGATTAATAACACGTTACTCAGCCAGTCATGGCTAAATGATTGAATATAATTTTGAATCTCATCCATACTCATACAGTTCCAAAACAACAAAATTGGTTCAAGGCGTAGGTCAATGTTCGGTATTCACATTAACGCAAGTTTGACCGCTGTCTACGCATGACGCTTGCTGTGATTGTGTGGGTTACAACGTATCATTATACACCGTATCTTGTTATCTAGGCACAATGAAATCGAGCTAACATATTGAAAATGCCACAATCCATACCATAGTTAAAGTAGTTCAACTTAAGGACAAGGAACTACCATGAGAACGTCCCATAAACAATTTGCCGTGATTGGTCTTGGTCGATTCGGTATGGCAATTTGCCAAGAATTGGCGTTAGCTGGCGCGCAAGTTTTGGCTATTGATATTGATGAGGAAAAGGTTAAACAGGCTTCTGCGGTTGTGTCTCAAGCCATTGTTGCCAATTGCACCATTGAAGAGACTGTTGAAGAGTTGCGCTTGAGTGAGTATGACATGGTGATGATTGCCATTGGCGACGATATCAATGCCAGTATTTTAACCGCTTTAGTATTAAAGGAAGCCAAGGTAAAGACTGTATGGGTTAAAGCAAATGACAAGTTTCAATACAAAATCTTGCAAAAAATTGGCGCAGACAAAATCATCATGCCGGAGCGCGACATGGGGGTGCGTGTTGCTCAGCGTATGCTCGATAAGCGGGTTTTTGAATACAGTGCATTGGGAAGTGGTTTAGCGATCACGGAGATTATTGTCGGCAATCAGTTAATGGGGCAAACACTGCAACAGATCACCTTGCTGCGCAATGATGATATCCAGTTACTGGCGTTTAAACGCGGTCCAACTTTACAAACGACACCACCGACTGACCAGATGTTGCAAATGGGCGATATGTTAATCGTTGCTGGTTCAGAGTTAGTGTTATTGGAGCAAATTAAGTCGCTATGAGTCGATTAAAACACACCGGATTGTTTTACTCCCTTAAAAATAAACGCGCGAAGTCTAAGGTGGGTTCCGAGCCCTATATTATTTTGGTGAGTTTTATGGCGGTCTTGCTACCGTCTGCGATGTTGCTGACCTTAGCGCCATTTT from the Vibrio hippocampi genome contains:
- a CDS encoding anaerobic sulfatase maturase, yielding MTSNAPSEPITLSAGPQFKGKPSKRLHIMAKPIGAACNIDCNYCYYLSKQDLLEYKKGCSPMMDEVALEHYIKSYIEAQNTPEIIFSWQGGEPTMLGLSYFEKVVQLQQQYCPDGVLISNDLQTNGTLLDDKWCQFLAKNNFLVGLSIDGPQMLHDAYRTNRAGRGTHQQVMKSVALLHQYNVKFATLTCVNNLTSQNPLEVYRFLRDEVKSPQMQFIPIVEPSSFRTTAPQTWKDDDQPRQGDKRLIPGHRNSIMESWCVTDHAWGNFLIAIFDEWAQNDIGKVFIQYFEAWVETWMGRNNPLCTLGPFCGKGLALEPNGDLYSCDHYVYPEYKMGNIQDRKIDAMAFSSQQQEFGFAKNKTLNSQCQECDYQFACFGECPKNRFIKTKQGEPGLNYLCAGWYKFFAHADRTFAYILRASGYPVKHGKFSDHAVKQARSPLNFKF
- a CDS encoding nitrogen fixation protein NifW, yielding MASTKTLSETIAEFTCIEDALRYFEIEFDSKFIDEYRQPLTKTFAGYLLLQKPEDWFEGRRALKNAYCKIQRGRLDKHSRSACRGCTSCQRR
- a CDS encoding MaoC family dehydratase, with the translated sequence MKVVDLFKQRADALKHQSEIMQRMSPTIREYWSEIVDITNHGHFLTWARHYHNPVVNEPAVNEPVIEQPVVQQPEFELKPEAQKLYDELQDKIGTVIHQGDWIHVGQDRIDQFGHVTEDNQWIHTDPDRATSESPFKTTVAHGFLTLSLLPALTDSVDPDKPLFPMAKMMVNVGLNQVRFPYPVKAGSNVMAESTLTKVTPIKKGLEIEREIRVKIEGVRRPACIAVSVIHLHF
- a CDS encoding DNA ligase, which codes for MYFRLSALSIAFLCSFSLPTAAESRFELPVMNAQHYQSGINVLDYWKSEKLDGIRAIWTGSELVTRKGRKIVAPDWFSAALPKTSLEGELWAGRGNFHLVQQTVLDKTPNDKQWKNIDFMVFDLPEATGDYQKRYDDILRWVKQTNQTHIKYVEHTPITSEAELFAELDRISDQDGEGLMLRKVSALYQASRSSNLLKLKKYHDMEGVVVGYKSGNGKYQGMMGSLLVRVDPGIEFYIGSGFSDQERQHPPKMGAVVTFRYNGLTQNGVPKFARYLRERKVD
- the aroG gene encoding 3-deoxy-7-phosphoheptulonate synthase AroG, which produces MYQTDDVRISKVKELLPPVAVLEKFPATEVASSTTFKARKAIHNIINDQDDRLLVIVGPCSIHDTEAAVEYGKRLKVLRDELGDQLEIVMRVYFEKPRTTVGWKGLINDPYLNDTFKINDGLRMGRKLLLDLTDMGMPTASEFLDMISPQYVGDLISWGAIGARTTESQVHRELASGISCPVGFKNGTDGNIKIATDAIRSASASHHFLSVTKFGHSAIIETAGNEDCHIILRGGKEPNYSASHVKAIKEELAASGLPQKVMIDFSHANSSKQFQRQKVVATDIAEQIKAGENAIFGVMIESHLVEGRQDLVDGQAPTYGQSITDACIGWEDTESVLRELAQAVQTRRG
- a CDS encoding mechanosensitive ion channel family protein; translated protein: MDEIQNYIQSFSHDWLSNVLLITLFSLLAWVIWRIVYNRLEALTEHTPIVWDELIVKAFRAPVSVFIWLWPATVSLDIVLTHYVATDTSWLNKLDHILVIILFLWVILRIIQNVESYILTAGKHDETTVQATAKVARLFFISIGVLMAMQALGLSLSGLLTFGGVGGLVVGLAAKDLLSNFFGGMMIYFDRPFKVGDWIRSPDRAIEGTVERIGWRMTIIRTFDRRPLYVPNSVFSNIVVENPSRMLNRRIYETIGLRYDDNEKVNAIINDVRQMLENHNDIDAKQTLIVNFNAFGPSSLDFFIYTFTKTVNWVRYHEVKQDILLQVMAIIHKHEADIAYPTQTLKLDPATLPQSMATQTTLEP
- a CDS encoding potassium channel family protein, which encodes MRTSHKQFAVIGLGRFGMAICQELALAGAQVLAIDIDEEKVKQASAVVSQAIVANCTIEETVEELRLSEYDMVMIAIGDDINASILTALVLKEAKVKTVWVKANDKFQYKILQKIGADKIIMPERDMGVRVAQRMLDKRVFEYSALGSGLAITEIIVGNQLMGQTLQQITLLRNDDIQLLAFKRGPTLQTTPPTDQMLQMGDMLIVAGSELVLLEQIKSL